In Listeria cossartiae subsp. cossartiae, the DNA window TAAGTGCCACATTTTCTTCATTATTTTCGAGCCAGCCTTTTGCCATTGTTTTTTGAATCGCATTAGCAAAAGTAGTATCTAAATCTTGGCCGAATTTTTGCTTAAAGTGGTTTTTGTTCACGCCGTCCACTTTCCGAAGACCTAAGAACATCTCTTCTTCCATTTTTTCTTTTAAAGTGAGTTCTTTTTGTTGGAAGGTTGGCAGTTTATTTTCTTGCAAGGGTTCCATGTATTTTTTGATTGGTCCGAAATTGCTGTAACGTGTGTCGCCAACATAGCCGTGTGCGCCGGCGCCGAATCCGTAGTAATGTTCATTGCTCCAGTAAGTAATATTGTGTTTACTTTGGAAGCCTTCTTTGGCAAAATTACTAATTTCATATTGTTTGCGACCGTGTTTTTCCATTTCGTTCAGCAATAAGTCGTACATGTTTGCTTCCGCGTCTTGTCCGGGAAGGATGAGTTTTCCTTTTTGCATTAGGTTGTAGAAAATCGTTTTTGGTTCGATAATAAGCGAATATGCGGAATAATGGGGTAAATCTAAGTCAAGCGCTTGTTTTAATGTATCTTGGAAATCTGCTTCTGTTTGTCCGGGTAAGCTAAAGATCAAATCAATGCTCACGTTTTCGAAACCGATTTTACGCATATTTTCAACGGATTGATAGACGTCTTTCACTGTATGAATCCGGCCGATTTTTTTGAGTAGTTCGTTGTTGAAGCTTTGAACGCCCATGCTAATGCGGTTAACGCCGTGATCTTGCATTGCTTGTAATTTAGATAGCGAGAGGTCCCCTGGATTTGCTTCAAAGGAAAATTCGATATCTTTTTTGAGTGGTAATATTTCTTGAATTGCTGTACAAAGTCTGGCAATTTGCGCTTCGTTTAATGTCGTAGGTGTTCCTCCGCCAACAAAAACCGTGTCCACTGGTGCGATTGGTCCTTTTGCAGCTGTGAGTTTCATTTCTTTTATTAGTAAATCTACGTATTCATCGACCGGTTGCCCTTCTAGGAATACTTTATTGAAATCGCAGTAATAGCAAATATGTTCGCAAAACGGAATATGGATGTATACCGCGGATTGCTCATTACTCGATTGGTTCGCATTTATCATTTTTATCAATTCCTTGCACTTAAAATTGGCTTCGTTGTCCATTAGACAGTTTAACATATTTTTAAGGGCTTATGTGGTGGATTCGCTTTTAATCTAGTAAACCATACTTCGCCAAACTGTCTACCGCGGCTAAGACAGCTTCTTCTTTCGTGGAAATTGGTGTCCAACCTAACATCTTTTTGGCTTTTTCATTGCTTATTTGGCGATTCATATTAATCATTAACTCGCCTTCTTTGGCATGTTTGTTAAACAACGCAGCAGCTCTAATAGCGATATTCGGTAACGTTTTTTGCGGCATTTTAGAAACAAGGTCGGGGCGTTTTTGGCGAAGTAAATGAGCGATGTCTTCCATGCTGATTTCTCCGTCCGCGGATGCAATAAATCTTTCGCCGTTTGCTTCTTTAGTGATCATTGCGCGGATGTGTAAATCAGCGACATCTCTCACATCTACTACATTTAACGGAATATTAATGACGCGTTTCATGGAACCGTTCAACAGATTTTTTAGCAAGTCAAAGCTTCCGGATACATGGCTACTTTGCGATGGTCCGAAAATAGCCACTGGGTTAATCGTTGCGAATTCCAATTCTGTTTCGTTCCCCATAAATTTCCAAGCTTCTTTTTCAGCGATTAGTTTCGATTTTTCATAGGCCGATAATCCTTTAGCAAACTCATCGGTCCAAAATGCTTCCGTCGTGATGCTCGTTTTATCCGAATTACTAAAACCGATTGCGCCAAAATTGGACGTCATAACTACTCGTTTTACTTTGGCCGCTTTGGCTGCTTTTAGAATTCGTGTGATACCGTCTATCGCTGGGCGGATTAATTCATCTTCGTTTTTAAATTTACCAAAAAACACTGGTGAAGCAACACTTAACACATACTCACAGTCTAGCATGGCTTCTTTCCAACCTGCATCTTTAGATAAATCAAGTTCAACAAAGGATAACTGCGTGAAATCTGTAATTCCGTTATTTTTTAGTATTTTAATGACGTTATCTTTACTTTTTAAAGAACGGACGGTTGTTTTGACACGGTAGCCTTTTTGTAATAATTGAAAGATAATGTGCATTCCTAAAAATCCAGTTCCGCCTGTTACTAATACGTTGTTTTTCATTATAAATTCCTCCGATAATAATTAATTTTGCTTATTTGTTCTATTCGCTTTATACTTACTGTAAACCCTAGAGTATAGTGTAGGGCAAGTAAATTATTTATTGGAGGAAAAAATGACTTATTCTATTAAAGAAGTATCCAAAATATTTAATTTGTCGATTTATACATTGCGTTACTATGATAAACAAGGTTTACTGCCATTTGTTTCTAAAAATCAGTCTGGATACCGCGAATTTACGGAATCGGATTTGAAATTAATTCATACGATTTGTTGTTTGAAAAATACGGGAATGCCGTTGAAACAAATCCGCACATATATTGATTGCGTGATGGAAGGACCTGTTTCTATCGAAGCTCGGAAACAGTTGCTCTTGGATCATCGGACAGTTGTTTTGAAAAATTTAGAGGATTTAACGGAAAATCTAAAAGAAGTTGATGTGAAAATTGCGAAGTATTCTTCTCCTGATGCCGTAGAAGTCATTACTGCTGAGCGAAAATATGTCACTATGGAGAAGAAAAAACATGATTTAATTTATCCGTATCATATATAAAAAGGTTGTGCCGTGAACGTGAGCTCACAGCACAACCTTTTTATTATTTCGATTCATCCATTTTCAAGATGGCCATGAAGGCTTCTTGTGGAACTTCAACGGAACCGATTTGTTTCATTCGTTTTTTACCTTCTTTTTGTTTCTCTAGGAGTTTCCGTTTACGAGATACGTCCCCACCATAACATTTAGCAAGTACGTTTTTACGCAGTGCTTTGATAGTAGAACGAGAAACGATTTTTGTGGCAATCGCTGCTTGGATTGGCACTTCAAACTGTTGCCTTGGAATAAGTTCTTTTAGTTTTTCCACGATAATTTTGCCGCGCTCGTAGGCAAAATCACGGTGAACGATAAAGCTTAATGCATCGACTTTTTCCGCATTTAAAAGAATATCCATTTTCACCAGTTTAGAAGCTTTATAGCCAATTAATTCATAGTCAAAGGACGCATAGCCTTTTGTAGATGATTTTAATTGGTCGAAAAAGTCGTAAACAATTTCGGAAAGCGGAATTTCGTACACAATACTCACACGGATATCATCTAAATACTCCATCGTAATGAAGTTACCACGTTTATTTTGCGCTAATTCCATAACTGCGCCAACGTAATCATTCGGTACCATGACAGTTGCTTTTACATACGGCTCTTCTACGCTTTCAATTACACCAGGTTCAGGCATTTCAGCAGGATTATCAACGACGATATTTGAACCATCTGTTAAATTGACATGATAGATAACGCTTGGAGCAGTAGTGATTAAATCAATGTTAAATTCGCGTTCAATTCGCTCTTGAATGATTTCCATGTGCAGTAATCCTAGGAAACCACAACGGAAACCGAAGCCTAGCGCTTGAGAAGTCTCTGCTTCAAATTGAAGAGCGGAGTCATTTAGTTCAAGTTTTTCCAGAGCATCACGCAAATCATTGTATTTAGAAGAATCGATTGGATACAAACCACAGTAAACCATTGGATTTAATTTGCGGTAACCATCAAGCGCTTCTTCAGCTGGATTATTTGCTAGAGTAATCGTGTCACCTACTCGCGTATCACCAACATTTTTGATAGCAGCTGTTAAGTAACCTACATCACCAACAAGTAATTCGTCGCGCGGTGTTGCTTTTGGAGAGAAAACGCCTACTTCCGTTACTTCGAATTCTTTACCATTCGACATCATTTTAATTCTGTCGCCGGCCTTCACAACGCCATCCATGATACGAATGTTAGCAATAACGCCGCGGTACGCATCAAAAACGGAGTCGAAAATGAGCGCTTTTAACGGTTTGTTGACATCTCCAGAAGGTTCTGGCACTTTTTCAACAATTTGTTCAAGAATATCTTCAATACCAATACCTGATTTTGCCGAAGCGAGTACAGCGTCGGAAGCATCTAAGCCGATAACATCTTCAATCTCTTCACGGACTCTTTCTGGATCGGCCGCTGGTAAATCGATTTTGTTAATGACAGGTAAAATTTCTAAATCATTGTCTAGTGCAAGATAAACATTGGCAAGTGTTTGTGCTTCAATCCCTTGCGCAGCATCTACTACTAGAATGGCTCCCTCACATGCAGCTAAACTTCTTGATACTTCATAGGTGAAATCGACATGCCCTGGCGTATCAATCAGATGGAAAATATATGTTTCGCCATCTTTTGCTTTATATTTTAATTGTACAGCATTTAATTTTATGGTTATCCCGCGTTCACGTTCTAAATCCATCGAATCTAGTAGCTGATTTTTCATTTCACGATGCGTCAAAGCACCCGTTTGTTCTAAAATCCGATCAGCGAGTGTAGATTTACCATGATCTATGTGCGCGATAATCGAAAAGTTTCTAATTTTCTTTTGTCTTGCATTCATTTCTTCTTTGTTCATTTCCCCAGCTCCTGATTAGAACTCATCGCATAAATCCGATGGCAAGCTATCCTTGATTATATCAGTAGAACGCTTAACATTCAATGACTTCTTTATTAAATACAGATAAATTTAAAATAAAATAGAAAGTATTATTGCATTATGGCTGTGATTTCGGTATAATAGCATTTGTTCTGATATAATTTAAAAGGTATGTTATATGAAATAAATACTACCTCATTAGTTTGGACGGAGGTGAATGGAATGCCAAATATTAAATCTGCAATTAAACGTGTAAAAACTGCTGAAACTCGCAACAGCCGTAATGCATCTCAACGTTCTGCAATGCGTACTGCTATCAAGAAATTTGATGAAGCAGCTGCAAACAACGCGGACAACGCGAAAGATCTTTACGTAGAAGCATCAAAAAAATTAGATAGCGCTGTGAGCAAAGGATTGATTCACAAAAACAATGCTGCTCGCAACAAATCTCGCTTAGCTGCTAAATTAGCTAAATAATACCGAGTTCGGTATAAAACATCACACCTTGTGTGGTGTTTTTTGTTTGTAAAAATAGCTTTGTCCTTAGCGACAAAGCTATTTTTTATACTGTCTTTTGACGATTATCTTGTAATTCAAACAAAAACCATTCGAGTTTCTGTTCTTTATCACCAAAACCTGTTTTCATTTCAAAGTCTATTTCAGCTAATCGTTTTAACGCTTGATTTAATTGTCGCTCTGAGAAATTCTTTGCTTGTTTAGATGCTAATTTCACGCGAAATGGATGCACTTTTAATTTAGTTGCAGCTTGTTGTTGTGAGTAGCCTTGTTGTTCTAGCAGCTTTAATTGATTCAGCAATCGGAATTGGCTAGAAATTAATGCGAGTATTTTGATAGGTTCCTCTTTTTGTTTTAATAAATCATAATAAATTCGGAGTGCCCCACCGATATCCATAGCGATCATTTTATCAAGTAGCAAGAAAATGTTTTGCTCTAGTGAGCGAACAACTAAAGATTCTACCTCTTGAACCGTAATTTCTTTTGTATCAAAGCAATAGAGCATTAATTTTTGTAATTCATTCATAGCTGTTGTTAACTGGCCGCTAGTTAATTCAATAAGTCGCGTGATCGCTGCTTGTGACATTTGCATCTGATTCTCGCTTGTTTTTGCTTCAATCCACTTTTTGAGTTCATTTTCATTAGGTCGCTTTGCTTCTATGACTGTAGCTGTTTTCTTGAGAAGTTTAGTTAGTTTTTTACGTTCATCCAATTTTTCTACGCGCGCCACAAAGCATAAAACTGAGTAGTCTACTGGCTCATTGAGATACGCTTCTAGTTTCGCTGTATCGTGTTCCACTTTGTTTTTACTTTTTTCCGTCGTTAAAAAGAGCGGATTGTTTGCCATTACTAAACGTTTATCTCCAAAAAATGGCATACTTTCTGCTTCTTGAACGACTGCTTCAATCGGCATTTCTTCTAAATCCAGATTGGCATAGTTAAATTCTACCTCTTCGCCATCTAGAATGTTATCTATTAAAAGTTGCTTCGTTTCGTTAATAATATAATCTTCTGTTCCAATGATTAAGTACACTGGAGTTATTTTTTTGGAGCGTATCTGTTTCCATTCTGGCAGCATTCATTTCGCCTCGCTTCACTCTTATTTCTCTTTCTATGGTAAAACATGAAATAAGAGATAGCAAGTTTTATTTCAAAGTCACTTCAAAGCCTTTTCCAAATGTATAAATTATTTCTCCTTGTAAATCTGTTCGCAGAATTGTGGTCTCTGCTTCTTCAAGTGTATTTAACGTTTCTGCATGAGGGTGACCAAAACGATTTTCCACTCCGCAAGAAATAATCGCAAAAGTTGGTTGGACTTGTTCTATAAACTCTTTGGATGTCGAAGTTTTGCTACCGTGATGCCCTACTTTTAAAATATCTGCCTTCATTGGTTGATCTAACAGTTTTTGTTCTCCATTCGCCTCTAAATCTCCGGTGAAAAGCCACACTTTATTATCTAATATTGCTTTCAAGACAATGGAATCATCGTTTCCGCCAACACCCGCTTGCGTTGGGTACAAGCATTCAAAACGGCTTTCACCCACTTGCCAGTTCGCTCCCGCTAAAATAATTGTTTGCTTTACTTTCGGCATTGCATCGAGCGCTTCTTTCATAATCGCTTTATTTTCAGCTCCTTGGGCGAAAATAAGTTCTCTAATAGAAATATTTTTTGCTAAGTCATCAAGCCCTTCCATATGATCCGCGTCACTATGCGTAATGATTACCTTATCTAGACTGCTAATCCCTTTTGATTTTAAAACTGGAGTGAGCGTACTCCCGCCAATGGTAAATGGTTTTCTTTTTTTCGCCCAATCTTCTTTTTCAAATAGAAGTTGCCCACCTGTATCAATTAAATAGTTGCCTTTATTGTAAGGCAATTGAATTAAGATGCTATCCCCTTGCCCTACATCAACAAAACTAACTTTGCCACTAACATTAAAACTGGAAAAATAACAGAGTAGACAAAAAATGATAAAAATCCTTCTCGGAAACTTATTCTTTTGCCACTGATAAAAGAATAGCAAGATAGTAACTATAATTAACACGAGAATCACCGTGTTAGGCCTTCCAGTTACAATAGTTTGATGCGGTATCTTCGCGAAAACATTAGTGAAGCTTTCTATCAATTGGATAAGAAAAACAAGCACAGATTCAGGGATAGTGGCGAGCGACTGGGAGCACATAGACAATAAAAAGACACTTATACAGCCTGGCAATATGATAATTGTAAAAATCGGTACATATAGCAAGTTGAAGAAAATTCCGACCCATGAAAAAGAATAGAAATGATACATCATCACAACGGATGACATTATTGTTGAAACAAAGGATATCGCGAGTGACTTAGTGAAGGTGTTCTGTTGTCTAGTTAATATTTGCCTCGAGGATAAAATAATACCAAATGAAACTGCATAAGAAAGCTGGAATCCCACTTCGTAAATGACATATGGTTGTAGGAGGAAAAATAGAATAAAGGATAAGCAAATAACCGAAAATGAACTCCATTTGGTAGCATATTTTTCGGATAATAAAAGCAATGCTGTCATCGTTGCTGCACGAATAACTGGCGGATTGGCTCCTGTGAAGATAACATAAAAAGGTAAAAAAGCAAGTAGGCAGATAATGGCTCGTTCGCGAGTTATGCTAAATTTTAGCAATAAAAAATAAATAGCTCCAATTAATAAATTAACATGAAGTCCAGAGATTGCTAATAGATGGACAACCCCCATTTGTTGGTAGGTTTCATACATTTCAGGCGAAAAGCCATTTTTCTCACCGGTAATTAACGCAAGGAAATAAGGATTTATTTTTGGGGAAATATTTTCGCTTATATATGCTATGGTTTGTAATCGGATATTTTGAATACGCATTAAAATAGATGGTGAAACTTTTTCGGAAATTGATAGTGAGCTAGCTTCAAGTACATAGTGTATTTTTTGACGTTTAAGATACTCTTGGTAATTAAATTGGTTTTGATTGCGATTGGCTTGAGGGGTTTCTACATTTGCGAAGACAGTAATAAATTGTCCGTATTGAAGCTTTTTTAATGTTTGTTGTTCTTCTTCTGTGGTAATTTTATAACGCAATTGAAATGCTTCTTTTTCGTAGCGTACGATAGCTTGAAAACTGTCGCCATCAACCTTTAAATTATCAATTATTTGACAGTTTCCGCTAAACTCAGTTGCCGTAAAAGAGGTTGTATTCGATTTTTCGACAATAAATAAAAAGCCGCAGATTAGAAGATAGATGAGGATAAAGAGAAGAATCATTTTGGATTTTTTTATAAAAGCAATCAAACTGAGCAAACAAATACATATGGGAACGAAAGAGCTTGTAACAGATGC includes these proteins:
- the hemW gene encoding radical SAM family heme chaperone HemW; the encoded protein is MINANQSSNEQSAVYIHIPFCEHICYYCDFNKVFLEGQPVDEYVDLLIKEMKLTAAKGPIAPVDTVFVGGGTPTTLNEAQIARLCTAIQEILPLKKDIEFSFEANPGDLSLSKLQAMQDHGVNRISMGVQSFNNELLKKIGRIHTVKDVYQSVENMRKIGFENVSIDLIFSLPGQTEADFQDTLKQALDLDLPHYSAYSLIIEPKTIFYNLMQKGKLILPGQDAEANMYDLLLNEMEKHGRKQYEISNFAKEGFQSKHNITYWSNEHYYGFGAGAHGYVGDTRYSNFGPIKKYMEPLQENKLPTFQQKELTLKEKMEEEMFLGLRKVDGVNKNHFKQKFGQDLDTTFANAIQKTMAKGWLENNEENVALTRSGRFLGNNVFQEFL
- a CDS encoding NAD-dependent epimerase/dehydratase family protein produces the protein MKNNVLVTGGTGFLGMHIIFQLLQKGYRVKTTVRSLKSKDNVIKILKNNGITDFTQLSFVELDLSKDAGWKEAMLDCEYVLSVASPVFFGKFKNEDELIRPAIDGITRILKAAKAAKVKRVVMTSNFGAIGFSNSDKTSITTEAFWTDEFAKGLSAYEKSKLIAEKEAWKFMGNETELEFATINPVAIFGPSQSSHVSGSFDLLKNLLNGSMKRVINIPLNVVDVRDVADLHIRAMITKEANGERFIASADGEISMEDIAHLLRQKRPDLVSKMPQKTLPNIAIRAAALFNKHAKEGELMINMNRQISNEKAKKMLGWTPISTKEEAVLAAVDSLAKYGLLD
- a CDS encoding MerR family transcriptional regulator, producing MTYSIKEVSKIFNLSIYTLRYYDKQGLLPFVSKNQSGYREFTESDLKLIHTICCLKNTGMPLKQIRTYIDCVMEGPVSIEARKQLLLDHRTVVLKNLEDLTENLKEVDVKIAKYSSPDAVEVITAERKYVTMEKKKHDLIYPYHI
- the lepA gene encoding translation elongation factor 4 translates to MNKEEMNARQKKIRNFSIIAHIDHGKSTLADRILEQTGALTHREMKNQLLDSMDLERERGITIKLNAVQLKYKAKDGETYIFHLIDTPGHVDFTYEVSRSLAACEGAILVVDAAQGIEAQTLANVYLALDNDLEILPVINKIDLPAADPERVREEIEDVIGLDASDAVLASAKSGIGIEDILEQIVEKVPEPSGDVNKPLKALIFDSVFDAYRGVIANIRIMDGVVKAGDRIKMMSNGKEFEVTEVGVFSPKATPRDELLVGDVGYLTAAIKNVGDTRVGDTITLANNPAEEALDGYRKLNPMVYCGLYPIDSSKYNDLRDALEKLELNDSALQFEAETSQALGFGFRCGFLGLLHMEIIQERIEREFNIDLITTAPSVIYHVNLTDGSNIVVDNPAEMPEPGVIESVEEPYVKATVMVPNDYVGAVMELAQNKRGNFITMEYLDDIRVSIVYEIPLSEIVYDFFDQLKSSTKGYASFDYELIGYKASKLVKMDILLNAEKVDALSFIVHRDFAYERGKIIVEKLKELIPRQQFEVPIQAAIATKIVSRSTIKALRKNVLAKCYGGDVSRKRKLLEKQKEGKKRMKQIGSVEVPQEAFMAILKMDESK
- the rpsT gene encoding 30S ribosomal protein S20; protein product: MPNIKSAIKRVKTAETRNSRNASQRSAMRTAIKKFDEAAANNADNAKDLYVEASKKLDSAVSKGLIHKNNAARNKSRLAAKLAK
- the holA gene encoding DNA polymerase III subunit delta gives rise to the protein MLPEWKQIRSKKITPVYLIIGTEDYIINETKQLLIDNILDGEEVEFNYANLDLEEMPIEAVVQEAESMPFFGDKRLVMANNPLFLTTEKSKNKVEHDTAKLEAYLNEPVDYSVLCFVARVEKLDERKKLTKLLKKTATVIEAKRPNENELKKWIEAKTSENQMQMSQAAITRLIELTSGQLTTAMNELQKLMLYCFDTKEITVQEVESLVVRSLEQNIFLLLDKMIAMDIGGALRIYYDLLKQKEEPIKILALISSQFRLLNQLKLLEQQGYSQQQAATKLKVHPFRVKLASKQAKNFSERQLNQALKRLAEIDFEMKTGFGDKEQKLEWFLFELQDNRQKTV
- a CDS encoding DNA internalization-related competence protein ComEC/Rec2 codes for the protein MIILAIICASVTSSFVPICICLLSLIAFIKKSKMILLFILIYLLICGFLFIVEKSNTTSFTATEFSGNCQIIDNLKVDGDSFQAIVRYEKEAFQLRYKITTEEEQQTLKKLQYGQFITVFANVETPQANRNQNQFNYQEYLKRQKIHYVLEASSLSISEKVSPSILMRIQNIRLQTIAYISENISPKINPYFLALITGEKNGFSPEMYETYQQMGVVHLLAISGLHVNLLIGAIYFLLLKFSITRERAIICLLAFLPFYVIFTGANPPVIRAATMTALLLLSEKYATKWSSFSVICLSFILFFLLQPYVIYEVGFQLSYAVSFGIILSSRQILTRQQNTFTKSLAISFVSTIMSSVVMMYHFYSFSWVGIFFNLLYVPIFTIIILPGCISVFLLSMCSQSLATIPESVLVFLIQLIESFTNVFAKIPHQTIVTGRPNTVILVLIIVTILLFFYQWQKNKFPRRIFIIFCLLCYFSSFNVSGKVSFVDVGQGDSILIQLPYNKGNYLIDTGGQLLFEKEDWAKKRKPFTIGGSTLTPVLKSKGISSLDKVIITHSDADHMEGLDDLAKNISIRELIFAQGAENKAIMKEALDAMPKVKQTIILAGANWQVGESRFECLYPTQAGVGGNDDSIVLKAILDNKVWLFTGDLEANGEQKLLDQPMKADILKVGHHGSKTSTSKEFIEQVQPTFAIISCGVENRFGHPHAETLNTLEEAETTILRTDLQGEIIYTFGKGFEVTLK